ATAAAAAAGTCCATGGAGAAGTTGGAAAAAATCAGTAATTTGGCATATCGATCTGAGGaaacccacagagacagagagactggaaCTATGAAAGAGACGTTAAGAGACATGGAAGACAGAATGAAGCATCAACATATATCTAATTGGGCCCCAAAAGGACAAAATAGAGAGAATAAGGAAGAAGCCATCTTCGAGTGTTATTTGGTGGAGAATTTTCCaggattttgtttaaaaaaagggaGACTCTtcagactgaaaagaaacaacacacagataaataaaaacaaatccagaAGTAAACACAGAGCACTGAACGTATATTAGATAaagatggaatctaaaaatgataaatatagtGCCATCAAAGGAAAGATAACCATGCTAATGATAACAGACTCTGAAATAGCAAAAAACCAAGGCCAGAAGACACTGCGGTAATATCTTCAAGGCGTTAAGAGAAAATAAGTATTAATCTAGGACTCTATAACCatctaaataattatttaagagtgaagataaaatgaagttattttctGACAAAGACTGGAAGAGCTGACTGCTGACGGACCCTTCTGGGAACTCTCAAAAAATGTTCCTCACGTGGAAGGAAAATGTCCCCAGAAGAAAGGCATAAATTACAGGGAGAACTGGTGACCAAAATCAGCTAAACATGTCATTAATCCACGTAAGTACtgactgttagaaaaaaaaaaaaaaattggggggagtTTAAAATCAAGTTGGATCTAAAATATGActcaacaaaaacataaaaagaggaagaagggagaggttTGGAGGGAAAGTAAAGCCTTGTCTAACTGAGAGGAGGATAGTGAGTAATAATTTAAGAATGGCATGTTCATCTTCCAAACCATTAGaagaaaaattgagaataaaGAAAACCTGATCAATCTAACAGGACACAGaaaaggcagggggtggggagggaaagaaaagctttgtatttgcaaagaaaaaacaaaacagaatgaaagaagTAAATTCAAATATATTAGCAATGACAAAGCATTCATCTATATGACCCAAAAACAGAGTCGATTGAAAGAAGGAAGTTGGAGACAAGCTTCTACTATGTTATTGtgtacttagaaatattttaagatcCATTTGTGTAAAAGTTTTTTAAACATCCCAAAGCCAAGGctctgtttttcaaaatggaCAAGAAGAATTTATACCAAATTCCTGACAGTGATTGCCtctagagaagaagaaaggaagggacgTAACATTTGGGTACAGTCCAAAGGAGACCTCAGTTATCTGAACAGATTTGTtttgaggagaaagaaaaagttcttaagtaagaaaatgaaagtatTCACATTTGTTAGTGCTGAATAGTAGCTcctgcttttgaaaaatattttaaataatagaacAACATGTGATATGATCTTGAGTATAATTACAGTTAtgcaaaatctgaaaagaaataaaacttgtttacaatgaaaagactggaaggaaaaacacaaaagtaACTGACATTTATCTTTGGTAGTGAGGGTGGTAGTGATTCTGTAttgtccaattttttaaaataatgagcatTTACTTCTTATAAGTTTTAAAACTCACCTTATTTCAGAAATTAAGTTTAACCTGAGTGAAAAAAACTTGAATTTACGTGATTTTACAATATAGAATTTAAGTCATTGAGTTGAAGTAAATAACATGCTTTGATTCGGCAAAAGTGGTTTGGTTACCTATGTGAATCAGAGAAGTAGATTTGCAGCTTAGTATCCACTCAGAAATGACTTCAGAAAAGTTGTAAGTTAAAGAGACTTTATCTTTTGACTGAAGTTTGATTTGCCTCCaatattaaacttaaaaaaacatcTGATGCAGTGAATTCAAGATGGTGATACCTTGGACTGATGGcttatttaaaaatcagaggagAAATGCTGGATCCTTTTACTGCACTTGGTTTATTCCATTTATGTTTTGTCGGAGGTTCCCTAATTATACATGTCATTTGTTCTGGAATCCTTATTAAAGTTTTGGTCCAAATGTAGCAGGAGCTCTAACAGAGCTTCTGTCTTTTCAGATATTCATTCTTTATTCTTATGAGCAGTGTAAAATGCCCAAATTCTGGATCCCGGCATCCTGGGAAGTGGAACTGGGGCTGTGCCCTGATCTCCCTCCCAGTACTCGTCCGCCCCTCCCTGActgcctcctgggctgggggtgcGGGTGAGGGGACCCCGGGGGGCTGGGATGTGGGGGACCCTCATAGATGCCAGCCccgccctgtcccctcccccctcaGGATCTGAGCACGCAGCTGTCACCGACCCCTCGCCCTGTGCCACACCCGCCTCCGCCAAACTGGGTCGCAGCAGCCTACCTTTTCAAAGACGGGGAAGTACCGAGTTTTCGCTTTCTGGACGACTAAAGCAAGGTCCTCCTCTTTTTCCTCGGGGGGTTTGAACGCAGCCTGCGCGATCATCATCATGAGGTCCAAGGTGCCGTCTGCGTACATGTCAATCCTGGCAACACACCGGAGACTCACTCGGAGGGGAACTTCTGAGTGTGGGCTTTCCCAATCTGCCCCTTTTTTTGGTGCAACCAGATACTGGGGCAGAGGACTTCTGATTCCCCCTCCTCTAATCATGCTCAGGAGTGATTTCTGGaaccagagccagccacatgacCACAGTATAGGAGGCTCTCTGGAAACGCTTATTGAAGATAGGAATGTGCTTCTAAGTTGAAATTGCCCATAAACACATACTTAGATTATTACGgttttaaaaaccaaactgaaTGAGGTTTACCAAAAGTGCAAAACTATTAGTACCAGACCTTTCCACTTATTTAAGAGAAGGTAGGTATATGATCTAGTGGGTCTTCCCTTGACCTGACAACTGAGAAAGATTTACAgctctatttccttctctttaaaacttCCCTTTCATTGacaaacacttttaaaaaagaatatttaaaaaaacaaattaggtTATTTATGATCTATTCTTTACTACCTATTGGCGCAGTCATGGTATGCTAGATATTTTTACAACTAGCATTCAAACCCATTAAGGAGTGTGAGCCTTTGTACCCCCTTTCTATGTGCTAATTGCCCAACAATTTGGGGTTGATGatcttctttatcttctttttaaaaatgttttttctttttaggggagaggtagttaggtttattatttacttacttattttttaatggaggtactggggattgaacccaggaccttgtgcatgctaagcaggcactctgccactgagctataccctcccggcTATATTGTTTTAACATATATAAGAATAATTGGCTTCCATTGTTCTATCGGAATCACAAATAATTTTTCTACCTTGTTAGATTGTCTCCCAGCCTACTTGCTGTAGTCACTTAGACTTTATGTctaacctggaaaaaaaaaattaacgatGCTATATACAGTTTAGGACACAcatcttgaaaaaaaaaccttagagatttaaaaaaaactaaaaacctgcatcaaaacaatgagaaacagACTGCTTTTGCATAATAGTACTTGTTTACGTTATTATAAAAACGATTCTAGTCATACACTGTGTTTGACATTGTGTTTGAAACGTGGGGCTGCAGGTTAGAGTGATTAAGTCCGTATTAAGATGGGGCTATGGGAAAGCTGGGGTTGGGTGCCTCTTGGTACGGACTTTGCTCATTCCCGTGTTATGCGCACACTCTTTTCTGTACGATAGACTTTGCCTTTTCTTCTACCATGTGTTCGATGTATATCAGGCATCCCGTAGCGTCCACGATGATGGGAATGATGAAACAGACtgcacctgggacctgggaccctgggcTGCAATGCTTGTACCATGTGGGAGCAACAGaataccaaaaaaaccaaaaaccaaaaactaaaaccaaaaacaaaaaaacctattaAGAACTAAAAATAACTATATCACATGCGTAGTTGGAGCTAATCAGgaacaacaagatacaaaaagaccaaaaacccaactgccatttctgaggtgtcaggagcaaaagcaggggaCTGGTCATGACCCCTGCACAAGGACCACCTCGccgcccctccagcccctccagcccctcccctggacccctgccccagcccccgcccATTTAAATGACCAAAttaccaccccacccctctcagGGAACTAGCAAGGGAAACTGTTACTAGTTTTTGCTCTCTCCTGCTGCAGCACAAGTCccaataaagccttgcctgagTTTCCGGCCTCTTATAATTTCTAGATTGATGAAGGAGACCAAGAACCCTGGTCAGTAACAATGAGATTTCAGGGCCCACTGAAAAGTCTCCACCGACTCCAGATCCAGATACAATCTTAAGAGTTGGAAATCTTTGTTTTGGCTTAAGTTTACTCATCTCCTGTGAAACAAAACTATTCCTGGGAGAAATAACCCAGGTCATCCCCAGCCACGCCTAGCACAGTGCAGAGCACAGAGCAGCTGCTATGGTTACACATGTAGGAAAAAAATGGCCACAAATCCCCACCCTTCAGTATTTGTGATAAAACTTGGCGCCCAGCCAACACCCCAGCCAGagtctcctggctgactcttggCTGACCACAGACATGGGAGTGAGTCCAGCCAACATACATCGAGCCTGGCCCAGGTGTACTGACACGCAGACACCATGGACCACAGACTGGTGAGCAATAACAAATCCTTCTTGTTTTAAGTCCCTGGGTTTCGAGGTGATACATTATACAGCATTATTTGCGGGACGAGATCATTGATACCATGCTCAATATGTTTGCTGAGTCAGTCATTTCCACCTTCATGCAGAATAGTTTATTAGGTCATTTTATGAGAACATACTTTGTTAGGAGTGGGGAGAGAATACGAGAATGTTGGATGCAGACCGCTGGGACGAGTAGAGGGGAGACCTGGAGCAGGTGCTCAGAGTATGCACATGACATGTCTGAGTGGCCAGAGCATCTCGCTCATTCCCTTGCCTCCTCCTCTCCATGCAGGCTGAAAGGCTGCACCTGAGCTGGGTCATAGTTGATGCACGACCACAGAGCTTGGCTGAGAGCCAAGTATAGGCATGACTACTCTGGTACCTGACTGCCTCCTTCAGGTCCATGACTACTCTGGTACCTGACTGCCTCCTTCAGGTCCTTCCCACGCAAGTTGTACTTGGCAGCGAGGTAGCTGAGAATGGCCCTCGTCTGCGTCAGCACCATTCCATCAATTTCAACCAGAGGTACTTGGCCGAAAAGCAGATGTCCATCTGCGGTTTGAGCAAAGAGAGGTTAAGATACGCCCCCTCCACCATTGTGGTAAGCCCACAAGAGGATCCACTTCTAGTTTTGTTGGGTCATTTTAGTTTTCAGCCCAAGTGATGAGTTCAAGACCCCAGTTGTTGAGGAAATGCCTACCGTTTGCTTCATGGAAAAAGTGAGATTTGTTTGATGGTTTCTGTCAATCTGTTAAAACCACTAAGGTATCTGTCAATCTGTTAAATCCACTAAGGAAAAGTGAGTGTGAACCATGAGAACCAGAGAGTATCTTAGATCTAATTCACCCTCCcatttgctccttctcctccAACCCACTGGAGCATCGTGAAGAATTCTTAAAGGATTCTCTGGTGAGATGGGGAGTATTGAGTCAATTGGCACTGGGTCAGCCTGTGCTATCGTATCTAGTTGATGTCAGAGTCGTAGCCTCCTTGATAAGCTTGTATGAAGGCTGAGGAGGCAATGATGATGATACAGTTAGCTCTGGAACAGGGACACAGTGAGCTGTCAGCATTAGCAATCACACCGCGTCCCTGCTCACACAGTTGTCATCTTAGAGCTTCGTGTTGAAATGAATATTTCCTAAAAACATAGTTCTTTTTCCAGGAAGATAACATTGAATAAATCTAGGCTTACCCTTCTGCAACTTCTCATATTGCTCTCTTGTTTCAAGAAATTCTTCTTCAAACTAGATAAAGGATAAAGACATTGTTATAACTTTAAGGttctagagagagaaagaaagaagaaagaagaaaagaaagaaagagaaagaaagaaagagagaaagagagaaagagagaaggaaagaaaagaaatgcccaCAGTTTAAAATTCTCAATGGCTTCCaggatgaaaattttaaaaggaactaCAAAGCTGCCAACTACCATATTGCTGAAAATTCTGACAGTGTGTGTGTAGATTAGCTTAGACTAATGTGGGACTGGCACCTCTTTGGGGGTGTTGCCTCCTTAAAGGACACTCCCAGTCCCCcattcatatttttccttttcttcatcttagctctgccttctcctttcctccatcctcccctgtgatttctcttcttccctttcccctcttccttctctctcttctgtgtTATTCTCCCTCCATATCAGGTCAGATTCAGTTTCTCTTTGATGCTCACATCCTCAGTGAAAGGGACCCAAAGATCATTGACACAGGTGGGGTGTCATCATTGATGGATGGAGTTTCTAAAGCTTTTGTGAGAAAGAGTGACTTTTTTGTCCCACAATCCTTGAGATGGGAGTGAAATAAAGTGAGcaaaacaaagtgaaataaagacagtcCTGAGCCCATGTTCTAGAGGAGATGACATTCAAATAGGGCCAAGGAAGTCTTCACCTGCATGAAACAAAATACTTGTGAAGCACGTGCAAAAATCTATGGAAAAGTCAGTGAGAGGAAATTCAGAGTTAAGGAAAGATCCGATGGGGCTGGCCTTTcagaggagggccaaggagggGCCAGGGTGCAGCTGGGGCCAAGGTTCCGGTGGGCAGCTGCAGGTAAAACATGACTGATTTGCCAGCACAGAGCTGGAAAGAGCCCAGGGCATCAGCTGGTTCCAATGGAGAGAATGATTCAGATGCaggtctcctctttctctcctctgtctcGTCATCCACCAAGATCTTTCCAGCCTCACGAAGCTTCCAGAACACTTCCCTAAGCTTCTCCGTCCCACCCTGGCTTAAACAAGGGCTGTGATCCCTCCTTCACTTAGGAAGGAAGACAGCTGGGAAGGGAAAGAGTGGATAGAGCTTGAAGGCATCATCCTGAGTTCTGATGGGGGAAGAGGACCACTTCAGCCTCACCCAGGTtatcctcctttcctctcccagtCGGGAACCAACCTCCACGCCAGCTGCAGCCAGCAACCAGTGGATCGACTCCATTCTGCACCGGCCACGGAAGTAGCAGAGCTTGGGTTTGGCTGCTATGACTCCTGGCTTGGGCTTTCTGAAGGGCAAAAGAGGTTAAATGTGTTTAAAGAATAGACTAACACACGCTGTATGGTAacaattccagggggagggtatagctcagtggtagagcgcacgcttagcatgcacagggtcctaggttcaatctccagtaccaccATACAACAAACAAatatctaattaccccccccaagaaaataataaataaaaattccaaaGCAGGCGAAATGAAACTGTTGTTTAGGGACTCATCCATAGGAGGTAAAACTatgaagaaaagtgagaaaataatgATCACAGACGCAGGATGGTGGGTACCTCTAATGAGGAGGATGGGGGTTGTGATTGTGGGGGAGATGGTAGGGTTCCGGGATGCTGATGATGTTTTATTTGATAATGTTCTATTTCGGAAACAGAATAAGTAATTAGCCTTTATAACTAGTCTTCgaaatgtacagaaatgtctTTACACTCTCCTGTATATATGCTCTATCGCACAAttgaagagaacagaaagaacaACCTGTACATATGAAACCATCTGTATTCTGCTTCTGGTCTCTTAAGGAAGGAATCAGGGGTTAATGTGATGGTGTCATGAATGACTGTGCAAAAGAAATCTTCTAACAGTAGGAGGGAGGTGAGCCGGTTGGAACTGAAATGTTCCGTGGAAACTGGGGACTCTTTCTTATCTGTCACAAGACTCTCCTGAGTGCTGGGACAAGCACAGAGGCAGACCGAGACAGAACCAGGATTTAGCCTGTACCTGGCCACCAAGGAGCTGGATCACTTTAGGCCCAGTTCACTCTACGTCCATCTGCCTGCATGTGCTCCTCTGTAACTGGGAAGAATCACACCAGGTGACCTGCCACCTTTCCCAGCAGAATATAGTCATAAGGTGGTGTTCCCAATGACACTTTCATCTCGTTGTTGTAAAAGCCACAGTGGCTGTTGCGTTAGTGACCCCTGCTTATCTCCCAGGGATATAGAGACGATCGAATTGGAGAACACAGAGATTGAGTGCTCTGAATAAACTAAAGCTCTACACCAGCGTAGAGGATGGCTGGGTCTCCTTTTCTTCCATCCGCCTCTCTGACTCTGGATGCAATATTGCATGCTTCAGGGAGACAGCAACGATGCCAGCTGCTGGCGCAGTGCACAGGAGCTTAGAGGCTTTCAGGACACGTCAGGGTGAGCACACGGATGGGGAAGCCGCCCTCAGCACTTACTGTGGTCCTCTGCCCGGGAAGCCCCAAACTGCCACATATCCTGCCCCAGCCTTGATTCCACCTGAGGGTGCTGCCCATGCTAACAAAACTCACAAGAAGGTCAAAAACCAGAATACCAGTAGC
This genomic window from Camelus bactrianus isolate YW-2024 breed Bactrian camel chromosome 20, ASM4877302v1, whole genome shotgun sequence contains:
- the LOC105083932 gene encoding glutathione S-transferase A4-like, with amino-acid sequence MTSVAIKPKPGVIAAKPKLCYFRGRCRMESIHWLLAAAGVEFEEEFLETREQYEKLQKDGHLLFGQVPLVEIDGMVLTQTRAILSYLAAKYNLRGKDLKEAVRIDMYADGTLDLMMMIAQAAFKPPEEKEEDLALVVQKAKTRYFPVFEKILKDHGEDFLVGNTFSWADIQLLEAILMVEELNASVLSDFPLLKAFKTRISNMSTIKKFLQPGRQRQPPPDGRYVEVVRNVLQL